One part of the Girardinichthys multiradiatus isolate DD_20200921_A chromosome 10, DD_fGirMul_XY1, whole genome shotgun sequence genome encodes these proteins:
- the LOC124875380 gene encoding alpha-N-acetylgalactosaminide alpha-2,6-sialyltransferase 1-like isoform X1, translating to MAARNIKIVFLVLALVVSFFLFILSQENYPEVENWKDFSRGKDRLFDGLWKENITWLLGLATETGKMEKTNNYSYVETQRAASEAPIPIIKQSSFNKIPQWSFEDIYNLDAPPRPTTCAQSLRNSNDKNFQKAFLPNIRMFLHKDNLNIREWNRLSHFNNPFGFMEIKYDDVMPAVKLIPNPKEPLLLPKPGGDGCVHCAVVGTAGILNGSKMGVEIDAHDYVFRMNGAVIKGYEEDVGKRTSVYVHTAHSITDSLTVFQEYGYKSAPHDEGIKYVLIPEGLRDFQWLQGLYKGEKVSSGEYQDIKPRNYYSGQFSEDRFYVLHQDFLRYVRNRFLKSDYLNEDSWAIVRPTNGAFSLFVALHTCDTVSAYGFMTDDYSKYSNYYAEKRLGSEVIFYMNHDLILEKNLWKSFHNKKILKLYQRTGSKGAKKQ from the exons ATGGCAGCGCGAAATATCAAAATAGTTTTCTTGGTTCTGGCGTTGGTAgtaagcttttttctttttattctgtcCCAAGAAAATTATCCAGAAGTTGAAAA CTGGAAAGACTTCTCCAGAGGTAAAGACAGATTGTTTGATGgattatggaaagaaaacatAACTTGGTTACTTGGTTTGGCCACAGAGactggaaaaatggaaaaaaccaACAATTACTCTTACGTTGAAACTCAAAGGGCAGCCTCTGAGGCTCCTATCCCCATCATAAAACAGAGTTCATTCAACAAGATTCCTCAGTGGAGTTTTGAGGATATATATAATCTGGATGCTCCACCAAGACCAACA ACATGTGCCCAGTCTCTGCGTAACTCCAACGACAAGAACTTCCAGAAAGCTTTCCTTCCCAACATACGCATGTTTCTACACAAAGATAacctcaacatcagagagtggAACCGGCTTTCACACTTCAACAATCCTTTTGGTTTTATGGAAATTAAATATGATG atgttATGCCTGCAGTGAAGCTGATCCCAAACCCAAAAGAACCACTGCTCCTTCCAAAACCAGGTGGGGATGGCTGTGTGCACTGTGCCGTGGTGGGAACTGCAGGCATCCTGAACGGCTCAAAAATGGGAGTGGAGATTGATGCTCATGACTACGTCTTTCG GATGAATGGTGCAGTGATCAAGGGCTATGAGGAAGACGTAGGGAAAAGAACATCAGTTTATGTTCACACTGCCCATTCGATCACAGATTCCCTTACAGTATTTCAGGAGTACGGATACAAATCTGCTCCACATGATGAG GGAATAAAATATGTCTTGATTCCTGAGGGTTTGAGGGATTTCCAGTGGCTCCAGGGCCTTTATAAAGGAGAAAAGGTTTCCTCTGGTGAATATCAAGATATAAA ACCAAGAAATTATTATTCAGGGCAGTTCAGTGAAGACCGCTTCTATGTTCTGCACCAGGATTTCCTGCGATACGTTCGAAACAG gtttttaaaatcagattaTCTCAATGAAGACTCCTGGGCAATTGTACGACCCACCAATGGGGCGTTCAGTCTCTTTGTGGCTCTGCACACTTGCGACACA GTGAGTGCATATGGATTCATGACAGACGACTACAGCAAATATTCAAACTACTATGCTGAAAAGCGTCTGGGGAGCGAAGTCATTTTCTATATGAACCACGAcctcattctggagaagaatcTTTGGAAGAGTtttcacaacaaaaaaatactaaagcTGTATCAAAGAACTGGATCAAAAGGTGCAAAAAAGCAATAG
- the LOC124875380 gene encoding alpha-N-acetylgalactosaminide alpha-2,6-sialyltransferase 1-like isoform X2, whose protein sequence is MEKTNNYSYVETQRAASEAPIPIIKQSSFNKIPQWSFEDIYNLDAPPRPTTCAQSLRNSNDKNFQKAFLPNIRMFLHKDNLNIREWNRLSHFNNPFGFMEIKYDDVMPAVKLIPNPKEPLLLPKPGGDGCVHCAVVGTAGILNGSKMGVEIDAHDYVFRMNGAVIKGYEEDVGKRTSVYVHTAHSITDSLTVFQEYGYKSAPHDEGIKYVLIPEGLRDFQWLQGLYKGEKVSSGEYQDIKPRNYYSGQFSEDRFYVLHQDFLRYVRNRFLKSDYLNEDSWAIVRPTNGAFSLFVALHTCDTVSAYGFMTDDYSKYSNYYAEKRLGSEVIFYMNHDLILEKNLWKSFHNKKILKLYQRTGSKGAKKQ, encoded by the exons atggaaaaaaccaACAATTACTCTTACGTTGAAACTCAAAGGGCAGCCTCTGAGGCTCCTATCCCCATCATAAAACAGAGTTCATTCAACAAGATTCCTCAGTGGAGTTTTGAGGATATATATAATCTGGATGCTCCACCAAGACCAACA ACATGTGCCCAGTCTCTGCGTAACTCCAACGACAAGAACTTCCAGAAAGCTTTCCTTCCCAACATACGCATGTTTCTACACAAAGATAacctcaacatcagagagtggAACCGGCTTTCACACTTCAACAATCCTTTTGGTTTTATGGAAATTAAATATGATG atgttATGCCTGCAGTGAAGCTGATCCCAAACCCAAAAGAACCACTGCTCCTTCCAAAACCAGGTGGGGATGGCTGTGTGCACTGTGCCGTGGTGGGAACTGCAGGCATCCTGAACGGCTCAAAAATGGGAGTGGAGATTGATGCTCATGACTACGTCTTTCG GATGAATGGTGCAGTGATCAAGGGCTATGAGGAAGACGTAGGGAAAAGAACATCAGTTTATGTTCACACTGCCCATTCGATCACAGATTCCCTTACAGTATTTCAGGAGTACGGATACAAATCTGCTCCACATGATGAG GGAATAAAATATGTCTTGATTCCTGAGGGTTTGAGGGATTTCCAGTGGCTCCAGGGCCTTTATAAAGGAGAAAAGGTTTCCTCTGGTGAATATCAAGATATAAA ACCAAGAAATTATTATTCAGGGCAGTTCAGTGAAGACCGCTTCTATGTTCTGCACCAGGATTTCCTGCGATACGTTCGAAACAG gtttttaaaatcagattaTCTCAATGAAGACTCCTGGGCAATTGTACGACCCACCAATGGGGCGTTCAGTCTCTTTGTGGCTCTGCACACTTGCGACACA GTGAGTGCATATGGATTCATGACAGACGACTACAGCAAATATTCAAACTACTATGCTGAAAAGCGTCTGGGGAGCGAAGTCATTTTCTATATGAACCACGAcctcattctggagaagaatcTTTGGAAGAGTtttcacaacaaaaaaatactaaagcTGTATCAAAGAACTGGATCAAAAGGTGCAAAAAAGCAATAG